Proteins encoded together in one Streptomyces umbrinus window:
- a CDS encoding homoserine dehydrogenase: protein MRTRPLKVALLGCGVVGSEVARIMTTHADDLAARIGAPVELAGVAVRRPSKVREGIDPALVTTDATALVKSGDIDVVVEVIGGIEPARTLITTAFEHGASVVSANKALLAQDGAALHALAEEQGRDLYYEAAVAGAIPLIRPLRESLAGDKVNRVLGIVNGTTNFILDKMDSTGAGYQEALDEATALGYAEADPTADVEGFDAAAKAAILAGIAFHTRVRLDDVYREGMTEVTAADFASARRMGCTIKLLAICERAADGGSVTARVHPAMIPLSHPLASVRGAYNAVFVESDAAGQLMFYGPGAGGAPTASAVLGDLVAVCRNKLSGATGPGDSAYTQLPVSPMGEVVTRYHISLDVADKPGVLAQVATVFAEHGVSIDTVRQQGRQDGGGEASLVVVTHRASDASLNGTVEALRNLDTVRGVASIMRVEGE, encoded by the coding sequence ATGCGTACGCGTCCGCTGAAGGTGGCGCTGCTGGGCTGTGGGGTTGTCGGCTCAGAGGTGGCGCGCATCATGACGACGCACGCCGACGATCTCGCCGCGCGCATCGGCGCCCCCGTCGAACTTGCGGGTGTGGCGGTACGCCGGCCCTCCAAGGTGCGTGAGGGCATCGACCCCGCCCTCGTCACCACCGACGCCACCGCGCTCGTCAAGAGCGGGGACATCGACGTCGTCGTCGAGGTCATCGGCGGTATCGAGCCCGCCCGCACGCTCATCACCACCGCCTTCGAGCACGGCGCGTCCGTCGTCTCCGCGAACAAGGCGCTCCTCGCCCAGGACGGTGCCGCGCTGCACGCCCTCGCCGAGGAGCAGGGCAGGGACCTCTATTACGAGGCCGCCGTCGCCGGTGCCATCCCGCTGATCCGGCCGCTGCGCGAGTCCCTCGCCGGCGACAAGGTCAACCGGGTGCTGGGCATCGTCAACGGCACCACCAACTTCATCCTCGACAAGATGGACTCCACGGGGGCCGGCTACCAGGAGGCCCTCGACGAGGCCACCGCCCTGGGGTACGCCGAGGCCGACCCGACCGCCGACGTCGAGGGGTTCGACGCCGCCGCCAAGGCCGCCATCCTCGCCGGGATCGCCTTCCACACGCGCGTGCGTCTCGACGACGTCTACCGCGAGGGCATGACCGAGGTCACCGCCGCCGACTTCGCCTCGGCGAGGCGGATGGGCTGCACCATCAAGCTGCTCGCCATCTGTGAGCGGGCCGCCGACGGGGGATCGGTCACCGCGCGCGTGCACCCCGCCATGATTCCGCTGAGCCACCCGCTCGCCTCCGTGCGCGGCGCGTACAACGCCGTGTTCGTCGAGTCGGACGCCGCCGGGCAGCTCATGTTCTACGGGCCGGGCGCCGGTGGTGCGCCGACCGCCTCCGCCGTTCTCGGCGACCTCGTCGCCGTCTGTCGCAACAAGCTCAGCGGCGCGACCGGGCCCGGCGACTCGGCGTACACCCAGCTGCCCGTGAGCCCCATGGGTGAGGTCGTGACCCGCTATCACATCAGCCTCGATGTGGCGGACAAACCGGGTGTTCTCGCCCAGGTTGCGACCGTTTTCGCCGAGCACGGTGTCTCGATCGATACCGTTCGGCAGCAAGGCCGACAGGACGGAGGCGGCGAGGCCTCTCTCGTCGTCGTCACGCACCGCGCGTCCGACGCGTCCCTCAACGGGACAGTCGAGGCGTTGCGCAACCTCGACACCGTGCGGGGTGTCGCCAGCATCATGCGGGTTGAAGGAGAGTAA